In a single window of the Papaver somniferum cultivar HN1 chromosome 8, ASM357369v1, whole genome shotgun sequence genome:
- the LOC113303671 gene encoding uncharacterized protein LOC113303671 isoform X1 — translation MWVHRHQKHVFFFRDASVTESFVLGLQTEWQLQQMLHYGNNSSIAFHSTFGLKKFKHPLCTLLVFDSFQNAIPVAWIITSCFNGQDIPRWMVPLVERIRTKDPRWKPNAFLIDDPSFEISILRDAFQCRVILCLWHVRRSWMKSLLKKCGSLILQQEMFKYLGRILYSVRDGPSVIDAIEEFMQIFVDQFSFMEYFRDRWLPRIDMWVNAMRLLPIANQEFNGAIESYDLNLKSKLFSEQHSGSWMRVDWLVHTLTTEFHSLYWFAQYTEETGYFRNLKDHTFSANSWYRALQIPDIDVLLDDEELRIVRVISQSNRSVAYTIWNPGSEFSFCDCPWSRLGNLCKHVIKVCILFRNRQVARPSIAAQTYRQALLNLLNNPPDDPIVLNHAILQVNRIQQDIKGLEDLSNSGLLQPLTTLETNGHVVLDNLLPSPGLQ, via the exons ATGTGGGTTCACCGACATCAAAAGCATGTTTTCTTCTTCCGTGATGCATCTGTTACAGAATCATTTGTTTTGGGTTTACAGACGGAGTGGCAGTTGCAACAGATGCTCCATTACGGGAATAATAGTTCGATTGCCTTCCATTCAACATTTGGTTTGAAGAAGTTCAAG CATCCGTTATGTACATTACTAGTTTTCGACTCTTTCCAAAATGCAATTCCTGTTGCGTGGATCATTACTTCTTGTTTTAATGGTCAAGATATTCCCCGTTGGATGGTACCTCTTGTTGAAAGAATCCGAACGAAGGATCCTAGGTGGAAACCCAATGCCTTTTTAATTGATGATCCATCTTTTGAGATCTCTATCCTCAG AGATGCTTTCCAGTGCCGGGTCATTTTATGCCTCTGGCATGTTCGACGCTCTTGGATGAAAAGCTTGCTGAAGAAATGTGGTAGCTTGATCCTGCAGCAAGAAATGTTCAAGTACCTTGGCCGTATTTTATATAGTGTTAGGGATGGGCCAAGTGTGATAGATGCAATCGAAGAGTTCATGCAGATATTTGTTGATCAGTTCTCCTTCATGGAATACTTCAGGGACCGATGGTTACCAAGGATAG ATATGTGGGTGAATGCAATGAGGCTTCTCCCTATAGCAAATCAAGAATTTAACGGCGCTATCGAGTCTTATGACTTAAATCTGAAATCCAAACTTTTTAGTGAACAACATTCTGGTTCTTGGATGAGAGTTGATTGGCTTGTCCATACATTAACCACTGAATTCCACTCCTTGTATTGGTTCGCTCAATACACTGAAGAAACCGGCTACTTTAGAAACTTGAAAGATCACACTTTCTCAGCAAACTCTTGGTATCGAGCATTACAGATTCCCGATATTGATGTCTTATTGGATGATGAAGAACTGCGGATAGTTCGGGTCATTTCGCAATCTAACAGAAGCGTGGCTTATACAATTTGGAACCCCGGTTCAGAATTCTCTTTTTGTGATTGCCCATGGTCAAGATTGGGAAATCTCTGTAAGCACGTGATCAAGGTCTGCATACTATTTAGGAATCGTCAGGTTGCAAGACCATCAATTGCTGCACAAACTTATCGGCAGGCTTTACTAAATCTTTTAAACAATCCTCCAGATGATCCAATTGTTCTTAATCATGCCATTTTACAAGTTAACCGTATCCAACAGGACATCAAGGGTCTGGAGGACTTATCTAATAGCGGGCTTCTCCAACCGTTAACTACACTTGAGACGAATGGTCATGTTGTTTTAGATAATCTCCTGCCTTCACCAGGTCTTCAATGA
- the LOC113303671 gene encoding uncharacterized protein LOC113303671 isoform X2: MILLKTEWQLQQMLHYGNNSSIAFHSTFGLKKFKHPLCTLLVFDSFQNAIPVAWIITSCFNGQDIPRWMVPLVERIRTKDPRWKPNAFLIDDPSFEISILRDAFQCRVILCLWHVRRSWMKSLLKKCGSLILQQEMFKYLGRILYSVRDGPSVIDAIEEFMQIFVDQFSFMEYFRDRWLPRIDMWVNAMRLLPIANQEFNGAIESYDLNLKSKLFSEQHSGSWMRVDWLVHTLTTEFHSLYWFAQYTEETGYFRNLKDHTFSANSWYRALQIPDIDVLLDDEELRIVRVISQSNRSVAYTIWNPGSEFSFCDCPWSRLGNLCKHVIKVCILFRNRQVARPSIAAQTYRQALLNLLNNPPDDPIVLNHAILQVNRIQQDIKGLEDLSNSGLLQPLTTLETNGHVVLDNLLPSPGLQ, from the exons ATGATTTTGTTAAAG ACGGAGTGGCAGTTGCAACAGATGCTCCATTACGGGAATAATAGTTCGATTGCCTTCCATTCAACATTTGGTTTGAAGAAGTTCAAG CATCCGTTATGTACATTACTAGTTTTCGACTCTTTCCAAAATGCAATTCCTGTTGCGTGGATCATTACTTCTTGTTTTAATGGTCAAGATATTCCCCGTTGGATGGTACCTCTTGTTGAAAGAATCCGAACGAAGGATCCTAGGTGGAAACCCAATGCCTTTTTAATTGATGATCCATCTTTTGAGATCTCTATCCTCAG AGATGCTTTCCAGTGCCGGGTCATTTTATGCCTCTGGCATGTTCGACGCTCTTGGATGAAAAGCTTGCTGAAGAAATGTGGTAGCTTGATCCTGCAGCAAGAAATGTTCAAGTACCTTGGCCGTATTTTATATAGTGTTAGGGATGGGCCAAGTGTGATAGATGCAATCGAAGAGTTCATGCAGATATTTGTTGATCAGTTCTCCTTCATGGAATACTTCAGGGACCGATGGTTACCAAGGATAG ATATGTGGGTGAATGCAATGAGGCTTCTCCCTATAGCAAATCAAGAATTTAACGGCGCTATCGAGTCTTATGACTTAAATCTGAAATCCAAACTTTTTAGTGAACAACATTCTGGTTCTTGGATGAGAGTTGATTGGCTTGTCCATACATTAACCACTGAATTCCACTCCTTGTATTGGTTCGCTCAATACACTGAAGAAACCGGCTACTTTAGAAACTTGAAAGATCACACTTTCTCAGCAAACTCTTGGTATCGAGCATTACAGATTCCCGATATTGATGTCTTATTGGATGATGAAGAACTGCGGATAGTTCGGGTCATTTCGCAATCTAACAGAAGCGTGGCTTATACAATTTGGAACCCCGGTTCAGAATTCTCTTTTTGTGATTGCCCATGGTCAAGATTGGGAAATCTCTGTAAGCACGTGATCAAGGTCTGCATACTATTTAGGAATCGTCAGGTTGCAAGACCATCAATTGCTGCACAAACTTATCGGCAGGCTTTACTAAATCTTTTAAACAATCCTCCAGATGATCCAATTGTTCTTAATCATGCCATTTTACAAGTTAACCGTATCCAACAGGACATCAAGGGTCTGGAGGACTTATCTAATAGCGGGCTTCTCCAACCGTTAACTACACTTGAGACGAATGGTCATGTTGTTTTAGATAATCTCCTGCCTTCACCAGGTCTTCAATGA
- the LOC113303671 gene encoding uncharacterized protein LOC113303671 isoform X4: MVPLVERIRTKDPRWKPNAFLIDDPSFEISILRDAFQCRVILCLWHVRRSWMKSLLKKCGSLILQQEMFKYLGRILYSVRDGPSVIDAIEEFMQIFVDQFSFMEYFRDRWLPRIDMWVNAMRLLPIANQEFNGAIESYDLNLKSKLFSEQHSGSWMRVDWLVHTLTTEFHSLYWFAQYTEETGYFRNLKDHTFSANSWYRALQIPDIDVLLDDEELRIVRVISQSNRSVAYTIWNPGSEFSFCDCPWSRLGNLCKHVIKVCILFRNRQVARPSIAAQTYRQALLNLLNNPPDDPIVLNHAILQVNRIQQDIKGLEDLSNSGLLQPLTTLETNGHVVLDNLLPSPGLQ, encoded by the exons ATGGTACCTCTTGTTGAAAGAATCCGAACGAAGGATCCTAGGTGGAAACCCAATGCCTTTTTAATTGATGATCCATCTTTTGAGATCTCTATCCTCAG AGATGCTTTCCAGTGCCGGGTCATTTTATGCCTCTGGCATGTTCGACGCTCTTGGATGAAAAGCTTGCTGAAGAAATGTGGTAGCTTGATCCTGCAGCAAGAAATGTTCAAGTACCTTGGCCGTATTTTATATAGTGTTAGGGATGGGCCAAGTGTGATAGATGCAATCGAAGAGTTCATGCAGATATTTGTTGATCAGTTCTCCTTCATGGAATACTTCAGGGACCGATGGTTACCAAGGATAG ATATGTGGGTGAATGCAATGAGGCTTCTCCCTATAGCAAATCAAGAATTTAACGGCGCTATCGAGTCTTATGACTTAAATCTGAAATCCAAACTTTTTAGTGAACAACATTCTGGTTCTTGGATGAGAGTTGATTGGCTTGTCCATACATTAACCACTGAATTCCACTCCTTGTATTGGTTCGCTCAATACACTGAAGAAACCGGCTACTTTAGAAACTTGAAAGATCACACTTTCTCAGCAAACTCTTGGTATCGAGCATTACAGATTCCCGATATTGATGTCTTATTGGATGATGAAGAACTGCGGATAGTTCGGGTCATTTCGCAATCTAACAGAAGCGTGGCTTATACAATTTGGAACCCCGGTTCAGAATTCTCTTTTTGTGATTGCCCATGGTCAAGATTGGGAAATCTCTGTAAGCACGTGATCAAGGTCTGCATACTATTTAGGAATCGTCAGGTTGCAAGACCATCAATTGCTGCACAAACTTATCGGCAGGCTTTACTAAATCTTTTAAACAATCCTCCAGATGATCCAATTGTTCTTAATCATGCCATTTTACAAGTTAACCGTATCCAACAGGACATCAAGGGTCTGGAGGACTTATCTAATAGCGGGCTTCTCCAACCGTTAACTACACTTGAGACGAATGGTCATGTTGTTTTAGATAATCTCCTGCCTTCACCAGGTCTTCAATGA
- the LOC113303671 gene encoding uncharacterized protein LOC113303671 isoform X3, translating to MLHYGNNSSIAFHSTFGLKKFKHPLCTLLVFDSFQNAIPVAWIITSCFNGQDIPRWMVPLVERIRTKDPRWKPNAFLIDDPSFEISILRDAFQCRVILCLWHVRRSWMKSLLKKCGSLILQQEMFKYLGRILYSVRDGPSVIDAIEEFMQIFVDQFSFMEYFRDRWLPRIDMWVNAMRLLPIANQEFNGAIESYDLNLKSKLFSEQHSGSWMRVDWLVHTLTTEFHSLYWFAQYTEETGYFRNLKDHTFSANSWYRALQIPDIDVLLDDEELRIVRVISQSNRSVAYTIWNPGSEFSFCDCPWSRLGNLCKHVIKVCILFRNRQVARPSIAAQTYRQALLNLLNNPPDDPIVLNHAILQVNRIQQDIKGLEDLSNSGLLQPLTTLETNGHVVLDNLLPSPGLQ from the exons ATGCTCCATTACGGGAATAATAGTTCGATTGCCTTCCATTCAACATTTGGTTTGAAGAAGTTCAAG CATCCGTTATGTACATTACTAGTTTTCGACTCTTTCCAAAATGCAATTCCTGTTGCGTGGATCATTACTTCTTGTTTTAATGGTCAAGATATTCCCCGTTGGATGGTACCTCTTGTTGAAAGAATCCGAACGAAGGATCCTAGGTGGAAACCCAATGCCTTTTTAATTGATGATCCATCTTTTGAGATCTCTATCCTCAG AGATGCTTTCCAGTGCCGGGTCATTTTATGCCTCTGGCATGTTCGACGCTCTTGGATGAAAAGCTTGCTGAAGAAATGTGGTAGCTTGATCCTGCAGCAAGAAATGTTCAAGTACCTTGGCCGTATTTTATATAGTGTTAGGGATGGGCCAAGTGTGATAGATGCAATCGAAGAGTTCATGCAGATATTTGTTGATCAGTTCTCCTTCATGGAATACTTCAGGGACCGATGGTTACCAAGGATAG ATATGTGGGTGAATGCAATGAGGCTTCTCCCTATAGCAAATCAAGAATTTAACGGCGCTATCGAGTCTTATGACTTAAATCTGAAATCCAAACTTTTTAGTGAACAACATTCTGGTTCTTGGATGAGAGTTGATTGGCTTGTCCATACATTAACCACTGAATTCCACTCCTTGTATTGGTTCGCTCAATACACTGAAGAAACCGGCTACTTTAGAAACTTGAAAGATCACACTTTCTCAGCAAACTCTTGGTATCGAGCATTACAGATTCCCGATATTGATGTCTTATTGGATGATGAAGAACTGCGGATAGTTCGGGTCATTTCGCAATCTAACAGAAGCGTGGCTTATACAATTTGGAACCCCGGTTCAGAATTCTCTTTTTGTGATTGCCCATGGTCAAGATTGGGAAATCTCTGTAAGCACGTGATCAAGGTCTGCATACTATTTAGGAATCGTCAGGTTGCAAGACCATCAATTGCTGCACAAACTTATCGGCAGGCTTTACTAAATCTTTTAAACAATCCTCCAGATGATCCAATTGTTCTTAATCATGCCATTTTACAAGTTAACCGTATCCAACAGGACATCAAGGGTCTGGAGGACTTATCTAATAGCGGGCTTCTCCAACCGTTAACTACACTTGAGACGAATGGTCATGTTGTTTTAGATAATCTCCTGCCTTCACCAGGTCTTCAATGA